The nucleotide sequence AAAAAAGTACCTAATATGATCTGTACGATCACAGAAATAACAACATAGACAATAAATGCAGCTAAAAATATTCCCTTGACACTTTCTATACGTCTAAACCCCTCTTTAAGCATCTCGATAATATCAAAATCATATTCAGGTATGTTTTTTACATCTACATTTTCATTTTTCATCATGTCCCTTTTCGTATCAATAAATCATTATAGCTTAAAAACAATTATTGTTAAACTTCTTCTGATATACTCACAAAAATCTTAATTAGGAGACACTATGTCTGAATTACAAAAGTTCCGTTGGGTCAACAAAATAGAAGGGATCTCATTTATCATCCTGATCTTCATCGCTATGCCAATGAAATACAGTTTTGGCTATCCAATTGCCACTAAAGTCGTAGGTATGTTACATGGTCTGCTCGTATTTGCATTCATCTATCAGATCATTGAAGCGAAAAAAGAAGCTGGATTTACTTTGAAAGAGACGGCACTCTACTCTATTTTTTCGCTTATACCATTTGGTTCATTCTATACAGACAAACTGCTTGCTAAAAAGATGACGATAGCATAACGTGTCCCTTTAGCTACTGCTACAATAGTTGCAAACCATTTGAACTTATAACGTAAAACCCCCGAAATAAAGGTCAATGGATCCCCGATGATCGGAACCCATGACAACAGGAGGGTCCACCCTCCATATCTGTCAAAAAAACCTCTTGCTTTTTCCATCTTTTGTGCAGAAAGATGCCCTTTTTCTTCTAGATAATTTTCACCTTTTAACCCTAACCAGTAATTCACCATAGATCCCAGTGTATTACCCAGTGTTGCAAAGAACCATAAAAGTATAAGAGAGTGGTTTTGAGAGATATCGTAAAGAAGTAACCCTTCACTTCCTAACGGAAGTAGTGTGGCAGAGAGAAAGGCCACTGTAAAAAGTGTCATATAAACCATTAAAGTGTCTTAAAGTGCATTTCACCCTCTTCTATGACACCGACCATGCCCTGGCATGCCAATGAGGGCAAAGAGATGTATGTACCTACTGTCTTACACTGATGAAAATGGCCTTCGATCACAAGGTCTGCTTCACTGTAGTGTTCCAGTATCTCTTCCACTCTTTTCTCGAAGCCAGAAAAGGTAAAACAGATATGCTTTTTTGACAACTTTTTCATACGATGATCGATGATCGCCTTTTCAAAAGGTTTAAGGAATGTCAGTGTCTTTTTATTACGTAAAAGTTTACAGTAGAGGTCATACCCCAATCCTGTAGCATATTTATCACCATGAGAGATCGCCACTTTTTTCTCTTCCAGATCAAACATGACCGGTTGCTCTTCTCTACTGTATACATGAATATCCGGAAACACATCTTTGAGGCAAAAATCATGGTTTCCTTCGAAGTAGTATATATCAAGTTTTTGTGAAAGTGTTTGCAGAAGATCTATGGCTTCTTTTGAAAAGGTCTGAATGTAATCATTATGTCCAAAGAGCAGATCAAAGT is from Sulfurovum xiamenensis and encodes:
- a CDS encoding DUF3817 domain-containing protein, translating into MSELQKFRWVNKIEGISFIILIFIAMPMKYSFGYPIATKVVGMLHGLLVFAFIYQIIEAKKEAGFTLKETALYSIFSLIPFGSFYTDKLLAKKMTIA
- a CDS encoding YqaA family protein, which produces MTLFTVAFLSATLLPLGSEGLLLYDISQNHSLILLWFFATLGNTLGSMVNYWLGLKGENYLEEKGHLSAQKMEKARGFFDRYGGWTLLLSWVPIIGDPLTFISGVLRYKFKWFATIVAVAKGTRYAIVIFLASSLSV
- a CDS encoding UDP-2,3-diacylglucosamine diphosphatase, translating into MIGEYMFEIKEQALFIADSHYPHHGDAFLVLLKKLESGELETPQLFLMGDNFDLLFGHNDYIQTFSKEAIDLLQTLSQKLDIYYFEGNHDFCLKDVFPDIHVYSREEQPVMFDLEEKKVAISHGDKYATGLGYDLYCKLLRNKKTLTFLKPFEKAIIDHRMKKLSKKHICFTFSGFEKRVEEILEHYSEADLVIEGHFHQCKTVGTYISLPSLACQGMVGVIEEGEMHFKTL